CGACGTGCGCGGGCCGTGGCCCGTATCGCGGCCATGCAGGATCTGCACGTCCTTGACCGCGTTCATGCGGTAGCTCATCGACCAGAAGATCGCATCGCTGTTTTCAGGGTTGATGTCGTTGCTGACCGCGACCACGAGCTTGCCGACCGCGGGCTGCAACGAAGCGGCGCCCATCAGCGCACGCCAGATTTCCGTTTCGGTGGCCTTTTCGTTGAACACGACGATCACGAGCTTGCGCAGGTTTGTCAGCGGCTCGTGCATGACGACCTTCTCGACGCTCGGAATCCGCAACGCATTGCGCAGATGGTCGAGAAACAGCGGCTCGAAAGCGACTTTCTTCACGAGAGAGCTTTCGCTCGGCGTGACCTGGCTGATGATCGAAACGAGGTGTGCGTTCTTGCGCCGCGTAATCGCGGTCACATTCATATACGGGTTGAATTCCTGCAGGTTCACGTGACCGTGCGATTCGCCGAACGGTCCCTCCGGCTCGAGCGAATCGGTCGGCACGAAGCCTTCGATCACGATTTCCGCGTCGGCGGGCACGAGCAGATCGTTTGTCTTGCACTTCACGACGCGCAGCGGCTCGCCGAGAATCGCACCGGCCACGCCGAGTTCGTCGACATCGATCGGCAGCTTTTGCACCGAGCAGAACGACACGGCCGGATGGCCGCCGATCACGAGCGCGGCCGGCATCGGCTTACCCATCGCCTTGTACTTGAGCCAGTGCTGATAAATGCCCTGCCCCATTTCGATCGACGGATTGCAGCCGACACGGCGCTTGCCCTTGATCTGGCCGCGATACGTGCCCATGTTCTGCACGCCGTTTTCCGGGTCGACCGAGATGTACTGCGAGCATGTCGTGTATGGCGCGTTGTCGAAGCCCGGCGTCGAGATCGGAATCGGCAGGTGTTCGAGACCCTGGCCGTCCACATCGAGGTCGTCGCCAATAAAGCAGACTTCCTGGCACGGCGCGTCGCTCACCACGACCGGCTTCACGGGGTTGCCCTTCGCCTGCTGCCACTTCTTGCCAATCTGATCGACGGGCACGCCCATCCCGATCGAGTACACCTCGCGGTTGATCGATAGCGCGCCCACCACCACCGGCAGTTCGTAGCGGCGGCCCTTGCTGTCGACGACGTTGTGGAACACGAACGCCTTGCGGTCCGATTCGGGAATGCCGCCGCGCAATTGCCAGCGCACCAGAGGATGCAGCTCGGTATCCTTGTTGATTTCTCGGTGCACGTGCACAACGAGCCCTTTTTCTTCGAGGGCTTGCAGATGTGTCTGGAATGAAGGGAAATTCTTCATGGTGGTCCGGTTAGTGAACGGGGAAATATCAATCAGCGCAACAGCGGAACATGGATTGCGTAGTACACCGACGGGTACCTCGACAGATAAGGACCGCGCAGCGATCATCGAAGTCCGATCGCCGTGACGTGTTCCATTCCATGGGTTACATTGCGCGACGGGTCGCGCGGCAGTTCGCGCAAGACTGTCAGCGCAGACTGAGGCAGAACCAGCCACGTCGCAAACGGTGATTTCTCATGTGCGGCATGAACAGATTTCATCCGATGTGACCGGCCCGGAGACGATGAATCGCGCTCATGCCTTGCATGAACAGATTTCGTTTGAGCCGCATGACGTCTGTCATGCAACCTTCAAACTGGAGATGGGGACATGATTCGCGCTCAGCGAGGCATACCCCTCAAGCGGACCTCGACGCGGGACAACCGCTCAACAAGAGAACGATCGTGACAAACCGACGCAAACGTATCGTGGTGGGGATCAGCGGCGCCTCAGGCGTGATTTATGGCATCCGGCTGCTGGAAATGCTGCGCGAACTCGATATCGAGTCGCATCTCGTGATGACGCGCTCGGCGCAGATGACGCTCGCCTACGAAACGCAATGGCGCTCGGCGGACGTGCAGGCGCTGGCGCACAAGCACTATCCGAACGCCGATATCGGCGCGGCGATTTCGAGCGGATCGTTTCCCGTCGACGGAATGATCGTCGCACCGTGCTCGATGAAAACCCTGGCCGAGATCGCCACCGGCAACACGGGTTCGCTGCTGTCCCGTGCCGCCGATGTGATGCTAAAGGAACGTCGCCGAGTCGTGCTGATGGTGCGCGAAACGCCGCTGCATCTTGGGCATTTGCGCAATATGACGACCGTGACCGAAATCGGCGCGATCGTCTATCCGCCTGTGCCGGCGTTCTATGCGCGGCCCGATAGCCTCGAATCGATGATCGACCATACGCTGGGGCGCGTGCTCGATCTGTTCGATATCGACGCGGGCACGGTCAAGCGCTGGACCGGGCAGTTTGAAGTGGATGTGGCGCGGCTCGCGACGGTTTAAGCGCGCGGCTTAAGGGCGACGGTTTAAGAACGTGCGGCTCAAGCGCACGATTCGAGCACGTCGCGTATGCGCTGCCATTGCACCTGGTTTACGCCGCCGTGACGCGGCTCCATGCCGCAAGATCGCCGGCGTGTGCATGCCTGAGCATTGCTTCGACGTCGGCCATTGCAATCGGACGTGGATTGACAACAGGCGTGCGCAGCGCAAGCGCGGCGGCATCCGCGATGTCGTTCGACGAAAAGCCGATTGCTTCGAGCGAGCGCGGCGCGCCGTGGGCGATCGCGAATTCGGCGAGCCCCAGCGCAAGCGGCTGGCCGGGAAACAGGTCCGACAGAGCCGCGAGCGCGGGCACATGGCCGATGTTCAATGCGATCGAATAAGGCAGCATCACCGTATGCGCGTCCGAGTGCGGCAGCCCGTACGTACCGCCGAGCAGATGCGAAATGCGGTGATGAATGCCCATCCCAACTTGCGATAACGCTTCTCCACACAGCCACGCACCGCTGAAACATCCGGCCGCCGCCTGCTCGCGAGCGCCACTATCCGCGTTAGCAAGCAAGCCCTTCAAGCCGCCGATCATCTTGCGAATGCCGGTTTCGGCCAGTGCCTGCGTGAGCGGATTGATTTGTGGCGAGTACAAGGCCTCGACGGCGTGCGCAATCGCGTTGATTCCGCTGCACACCACGACGCCTTCCGGCAGCGTCAACAGCATCGAAGGATCGTAGATCACCGCGCGCGGCAAGACATTGCGGTTGTACGTCGGATGTTTGACGCCCTCCTTCGTCACGCCGAACACCCACGTCACTTCCGATCCCGAAAAATTCGTAGGAATCGCGACGATCGGCAAACCGAGTTCGTTGGCGACGCCTTTCGCGGTGTCGATCGCGGTACCGCCGCCGAATGCGACCAGACCGTCCGCCTTGGAATTGCGCGCAACAGCGAGCGCTTCCGAAATGGTGTGCTCCGGCACATGCGGCACCACACCGGTGAATTGCGCCGCTAACCGCTGCTTCGCCGCAGTGCTCGCGAGCTTATCGAAGCGCGCGGCAAGGTTCGGCGAACTGACGAGGACGAAGCGCTGGATATTCAACGCCTCGAGTTCGGCCGCCAGAACGTCAGCGATCGGCGCGCCGAATACGACGCGATGTTCGCGCAGATCGACCTTGAACGGCGAAGGCAAATGGATGGCATCGCTCATACAGACAACTCCTTGTGTTTAACGATGGTCGACAACGGCTGCTTCGTTGAACAAAGGCCTTGACGCATAAGACAGCGACTCATCTCACGGCCGATTCCTCTTTATTGGTGATAGTTTTTTGCGAACGCAGCAACGC
The genomic region above belongs to Paraburkholderia edwinii and contains:
- a CDS encoding UbiD family decarboxylase: MKNFPSFQTHLQALEEKGLVVHVHREINKDTELHPLVRWQLRGGIPESDRKAFVFHNVVDSKGRRYELPVVVGALSINREVYSIGMGVPVDQIGKKWQQAKGNPVKPVVVSDAPCQEVCFIGDDLDVDGQGLEHLPIPISTPGFDNAPYTTCSQYISVDPENGVQNMGTYRGQIKGKRRVGCNPSIEMGQGIYQHWLKYKAMGKPMPAALVIGGHPAVSFCSVQKLPIDVDELGVAGAILGEPLRVVKCKTNDLLVPADAEIVIEGFVPTDSLEPEGPFGESHGHVNLQEFNPYMNVTAITRRKNAHLVSIISQVTPSESSLVKKVAFEPLFLDHLRNALRIPSVEKVVMHEPLTNLRKLVIVVFNEKATETEIWRALMGAASLQPAVGKLVVAVSNDINPENSDAIFWSMSYRMNAVKDVQILHGRDTGHGPRTSGAERGDDAVDGVILMNATLKEKLPPMSLPTKPYMENAKAIWEELGLPALRPEWPWFGVSMGDWDERNEAMAQRAVRSEYFVTGEEQTSQRVGPEWINKDSAWYFEEKHEGKSEEKNDM
- a CDS encoding UbiX family flavin prenyltransferase, which produces MTNRRKRIVVGISGASGVIYGIRLLEMLRELDIESHLVMTRSAQMTLAYETQWRSADVQALAHKHYPNADIGAAISSGSFPVDGMIVAPCSMKTLAEIATGNTGSLLSRAADVMLKERRRVVLMVRETPLHLGHLRNMTTVTEIGAIVYPPVPAFYARPDSLESMIDHTLGRVLDLFDIDAGTVKRWTGQFEVDVARLATV
- a CDS encoding iron-containing alcohol dehydrogenase → MSDAIHLPSPFKVDLREHRVVFGAPIADVLAAELEALNIQRFVLVSSPNLAARFDKLASTAAKQRLAAQFTGVVPHVPEHTISEALAVARNSKADGLVAFGGGTAIDTAKGVANELGLPIVAIPTNFSGSEVTWVFGVTKEGVKHPTYNRNVLPRAVIYDPSMLLTLPEGVVVCSGINAIAHAVEALYSPQINPLTQALAETGIRKMIGGLKGLLANADSGAREQAAAGCFSGAWLCGEALSQVGMGIHHRISHLLGGTYGLPHSDAHTVMLPYSIALNIGHVPALAALSDLFPGQPLALGLAEFAIAHGAPRSLEAIGFSSNDIADAAALALRTPVVNPRPIAMADVEAMLRHAHAGDLAAWSRVTAA